A window of Bacillaceae bacterium S4-13-56 contains these coding sequences:
- a CDS encoding NUDIX hydrolase translates to MNKYEEKTLHTDKIFEGKVISLQIDEVELPDGNRSKREIVKHPGAVAVIAVTSDNKIIMVEQYRKPLERSLIEIPAGKLEKGEDPLSSAKRELEEETGLQSGEWSYITSFYTSPGFADELIHIYLAKNVFPVENSRPGDEDEFIDIYYAALDEAKEWKRQEKIRDAKTEYALIYAEAKGLI, encoded by the coding sequence ATGAATAAATACGAAGAAAAAACATTACATACGGATAAAATCTTTGAAGGAAAAGTCATTTCACTTCAGATAGATGAAGTGGAACTTCCTGATGGAAATAGGTCAAAAAGAGAGATTGTGAAACACCCAGGTGCCGTTGCTGTCATAGCGGTCACTTCAGACAATAAAATAATCATGGTTGAACAATATCGGAAGCCGTTAGAAAGAAGTTTAATTGAAATTCCTGCTGGTAAGTTAGAGAAAGGAGAGGACCCTCTTTCATCCGCAAAAAGGGAGTTAGAGGAAGAAACGGGATTACAATCAGGTGAATGGAGTTATATTACTTCCTTTTATACTTCTCCTGGATTTGCGGATGAATTGATCCATATCTATCTTGCAAAGAATGTATTTCCTGTTGAAAACAGTAGACCGGGAGATGAAGATGAGTTTATCGATATATATTATGCCGCGCTTGATGAAGCGAAAGAATGGAAAAGGCAAGAGAAGATTCGAGATGCAAAAACAGAGTATGCTCTCATATATGCGGAGGCTAAAGGATTGATATAA